A DNA window from Stenotrophomonas sp. 57 contains the following coding sequences:
- a CDS encoding acireductone dioxygenase: MSRLRIYDDTRPESPLLDTQDGARIAAELKQIGVTFERWQATAPVAPGASQDEVFAAYRADIDRLVAERGFKSVDVASIAPDNPNRAELRKKFLDEHFHKEDEVRFFVAGSGLFTLHVEDKVYEIECVKDDLIAVPDGTTHWFDMGDEPSFVAIRFFTEPDGWVGHFTGTDIAQKFPRYVPTQAS, encoded by the coding sequence ATGAGCCGACTGCGCATCTACGACGACACCCGCCCCGAATCGCCGCTGCTGGACACCCAGGACGGCGCACGCATCGCTGCCGAGCTGAAGCAGATCGGCGTCACCTTCGAACGCTGGCAGGCCACTGCCCCGGTCGCGCCCGGCGCCAGCCAAGATGAAGTGTTCGCCGCCTACCGCGCCGACATCGACCGCCTGGTCGCCGAGCGCGGCTTCAAGAGCGTGGATGTGGCCTCGATCGCCCCGGATAACCCGAACCGCGCCGAGCTGCGCAAGAAGTTCCTCGACGAACACTTCCACAAGGAAGACGAAGTGCGCTTCTTTGTCGCCGGCTCCGGCCTGTTCACCCTGCACGTGGAAGACAAGGTCTACGAGATCGAGTGCGTGAAGGACGACCTGATCGCCGTGCCCGATGGCACCACGCATTGGTTCGACATGGGCGATGAACCCAGCTTCGTGGCGATCCGCTTCTTCACCGAGCCGGATGGCTGGGTCGGTCACTTCACCGGCACCGACATCGCACAGAAGTTCCCCCGTTACGTACCCACCCAGGCATCCTGA
- a CDS encoding transposase, with the protein MSRLTRRSYTDEFKHQAVELAESLGPAAAARQLEMSVKTLANWLDAVRAGRSLTSEARRPATDLESEISRLRAENANLKMEREILKKAAAFFARESK; encoded by the coding sequence ATGTCCCGTCTCACCCGTCGTAGCTACACCGATGAGTTCAAGCACCAAGCCGTGGAGTTGGCCGAGTCGCTCGGGCCTGCCGCAGCGGCCCGTCAGCTAGAGATGTCGGTCAAGACGCTGGCAAATTGGCTTGACGCGGTCCGTGCTGGCCGGTCGTTGACCTCTGAGGCTCGCAGGCCGGCCACCGATCTGGAAAGCGAGATCAGCCGCCTTCGGGCCGAGAACGCCAATCTGAAGATGGAGCGGGAAATCCTAAAAAAAGCGGCGGCGTTCTTTGCCAGAGAGTCCAAGTGA
- a CDS encoding methylthioribulose 1-phosphate dehydratase yields the protein MNAPTFPYDTARLGELAQLLIDNVRELAQAGWTPATSSNFSHRLDDRHAAITVSGKDKGRLIEDDIMVVDFDGKAVGRPLRPSAETLLHTQLYRRFPEIGCVLHTHSPVQTIASRLYAPQGHVHLEGYELLKAFAGNSTHEMAVDVPVFANTQDMDVLSAQVDDLLDRQNLWGYLIDGHGLYAWGRDMAEARRHLEAFEFLFHCELELRKLRG from the coding sequence ATGAACGCCCCCACCTTCCCGTACGACACCGCCCGCCTGGGCGAACTGGCCCAGCTGCTGATCGACAACGTCCGCGAGCTGGCCCAGGCCGGCTGGACCCCCGCCACCAGCAGCAACTTCTCGCACCGCCTGGACGACCGCCACGCCGCGATCACCGTCTCCGGCAAGGACAAGGGCCGCCTGATCGAGGACGACATCATGGTGGTGGACTTCGACGGCAAGGCCGTCGGCCGCCCGCTGCGTCCGTCCGCCGAAACCCTGCTGCACACCCAGCTGTACCGCCGCTTCCCGGAAATCGGCTGCGTGCTGCACACCCATTCGCCGGTGCAGACCATCGCCTCGCGCCTGTACGCGCCGCAGGGCCATGTGCACCTGGAGGGCTACGAGCTGCTGAAGGCCTTCGCCGGCAACAGCACCCATGAAATGGCCGTGGACGTACCGGTGTTCGCCAACACCCAGGACATGGACGTGCTGTCGGCCCAGGTCGACGACCTGCTCGACCGGCAGAACCTGTGGGGCTACCTGATCGATGGCCACGGGCTGTACGCCTGGGGCCGCGACATGGCCGAGGCCCGCCGTCACCTGGAGGCCTTCGAGTTCCTGTTCCACTGCGAGCTGGAACTGCGCAAGCTGCGCGGCTGA
- a CDS encoding IS3 family transposase: MRYAFVASQRTHYPTRLLCRVLGVSISGFHDYLRRQCAQTCDVDSALRTELRAIHVTSKRSYGRRRLVEALRARNHPVGHKRVARLMAQERIQGKTKGRSRPKSSGGSSQLAPNLLDRQFAPGTGPTAWVGDITYVPTRQGWLHLAVVISVQTRQVLGYSVSKRLTEELVVKAFANAWALHPQRPGLIFHSDRGGQYWGNQFRQLLQSHDVVQSMSRPGNCWDNAVAESFFATLKTEEAAEPYASREQASQSIAAYIHGFYNPARLHSALGYRSPNNYARQLPAVA; encoded by the coding sequence GTGAGGTACGCCTTCGTCGCCAGTCAAAGGACTCACTACCCGACTAGGTTGTTGTGTCGGGTTCTTGGAGTTTCTATCTCTGGATTCCATGACTACCTGCGCCGGCAGTGTGCCCAAACGTGCGATGTCGATTCGGCCCTCCGTACCGAGCTTCGGGCCATTCATGTGACCAGCAAGCGCAGTTATGGGCGACGTCGGCTGGTCGAGGCCTTACGAGCCAGGAATCACCCGGTCGGCCACAAGCGCGTGGCACGGCTAATGGCCCAGGAGCGAATCCAGGGCAAGACCAAAGGCCGATCTCGACCCAAGTCCTCCGGCGGCTCATCTCAGCTCGCCCCCAACCTGCTGGATCGGCAATTTGCCCCCGGAACCGGACCGACGGCGTGGGTCGGGGATATCACGTATGTCCCCACCCGTCAGGGATGGCTGCATCTGGCCGTGGTCATCAGCGTCCAGACCCGGCAGGTGCTGGGCTACAGCGTTTCCAAGCGCCTGACTGAAGAGCTGGTGGTGAAAGCATTTGCCAATGCTTGGGCTCTGCATCCACAACGACCCGGCCTGATCTTCCATTCAGATCGTGGTGGGCAGTACTGGGGGAACCAGTTTCGCCAGCTGCTGCAGTCCCATGACGTGGTCCAAAGCATGAGCCGGCCTGGCAATTGCTGGGACAACGCGGTGGCCGAGAGCTTCTTTGCGACGCTCAAGACAGAAGAGGCTGCCGAGCCTTACGCCAGTAGGGAACAAGCCAGCCAATCCATCGCTGCTTACATCCACGGCTTCTATAATCCAGCCCGGCTACACTCGGCGCTGGGCTATCGCTCGCCTAACAACTACGCCCGGCAGCTCCCGGCTGTCGCATGA